The sequence GCTTATCGATGCCTACGAGCGATGTATCGATGTGTTATTTGAACTTGATAAGCTGATTGTGCACTACAACAATCTTGACACGAAGAGTAGGAGAGCATGGGACCGACTGAAATGGGACCCAGAGATTTCGCGAAGTCTGCGGGAACGCCTTGCATCAAGTGTCGCGATGCTCAACAGTTTCTACACCTCATTAATCCACGATAACCAGGTGTTAATACTTGAGGCTTTGGAGCGGCTAGAAAGTGATTACAAAGGCGGCTATCGTGAAGAGAGCATTGCATcaatcgagcggatcacGTCTTACACCGGTCAACGAGAAGGAGGCGACGAGaacgacgaagacgatgaCACAGCTTGGTTCCAGATCATCCGCGACCTTGAGGACGCTGGTGTATCTCATCAAGTTGCGCTGATGTATCGCGACCTCGTAGTGGATTGGTTCATCAAGGCCGTCAACGAGGGTAGACTTCTGGAAGAACGCAAAGAACCTGAATGCCTCAGCTCACGACGGACCTCAAAAGTCACCTCCGATATGGACTTGTTATCGACATCATTCGCTGCAGGTACTTTGAGCTCCGAACATGAGCACGATACAGAGGACCAGTCTACGGCCAATCCAGCATTTGACACTCCTCTACAAAGGACGGACTTATCGAATGCGCCAGAACTCTTGCACGTCTTATCCCCTCCTCCCAATGAGACGTCGAATACGTTTCCATGTGAGCTGGAGCCTATGCAACTATTGTCACCATCCGCCCAAGCTCCTGAAGCTCTCTTGGATATAGCCCCTCAAAACAATATACCGGAGCTTGTACTGATACCAGCTTCAGAAGCACCGGAACTACTGCAGTCCCTAGCTTCATCTGATCTGAACTGGGGAGCCCAGCAGATTTTAGCTGCGTGGACGAAGCGCGATTTTGTCGCTGCAGCAAGCCTGCTTGAAGAGCAGCTTACGTCTGTTGAACATGGAGCTCTTACATCTACAGGGCTACAGCCCGATCGACGGATATTGAGACACTGCATTGGTGTTTGCGCATCGTTTTGTGGCAAACTTACCAAAGCAAAGTACTTCTTTGAGAGTGCTTTCAACGGTATCTACTTGAGTAAACATCTTGATGATGGTGATATCTCGGCAGCTCGCTGGCTGGGTGATGTTTGTCTCCAGTTAGGCGAATTCCACAATGCCGTGCTAGCTTGGAGCGTTGCGCTGGAAGGCTCAATCCAACGGTACGGTCTCTTACATGATTGCACACGACACATTGCACAAGAAGTGCATAAGATGGACGAGTGGTTGTCTGTCTTCAGCAACATCGACAGTCAGTTTCTCGCGAATGTTGATCCGACTGATGTATTCTCCAACACGCATGCGTTAGAAAAAAGCGGTCTGGTCCGCGCAACTCGTGTCAAGCTATACGAATTGCAGCCCAGATGGGGTCAAAACAAAGGCCACCGCCCGGCAGCTTTTCTCAGACCTCGTCCTCGAGTAGACTGGATCCCGGGAGAGGCTTTCTTGACTGGGCCGCTCGTGTCGTTGGGTGCATGGCCTTTACCGTGGGACTCAACGTTCTCTCCTATGGCCGTTTTTCAGACGGAATGGTACACGAGGTTTGCACCGCCGTCGACAGCATTAGTGAGACGTAGTCTTCGCACGAACTCACTTGGGGACTCAAAAAAACTTGACTTTGTCACCAAGGGTGATAGCACCTGGCTGATCCAGACCGCCAAGGCTGCCTTGAGAGAGCTTGGTATGGAGCATGCCGAGCATCCTGATGAAAACGCCATCGTGTGTCGCCTGGATAGGGAACGTGAAGGATTTTCCTGTTCCGAGGGCATCTTCATCAGCTTCTGGAAGTTGCAATTTCGAAACGTCTTTGCTTTGAAAATCTCGAGCGTGAAATGGTCCACGAGGAAGCCACCTCTGATCAACAAACCCCAGGCCCTGACCGACTTCGAACTTCCAGATGACACAGTCGAGTTCAAAAACGCGTTCAAAGCGCTGTTAGAAGTTGCGGAGGCTGGGTCAAATTACAAAGCGCCGATTGGTGACAGGGCCAGTGTGCAGTCTAGCACACGATCATGGGCGTCTTGGGCCGCCTCGAGAAAGACCTCAGCTTCAACTTGAGAACTAGGAATTATGTTGATCATAATTTCGGGGTCCATGCTCTGCGTTCGAGACCTGACGCTCGGCAGGGAAGGGTACGGCGCGTGTAATTGAAACACCCGGTTTTATTCCCCACATACGCGTGCGCATCCGATCAGCATCGGCCAGTTACTGCGAACCTCATAGTATTACCAGTGTGTTGCCACACAATTGCCGCTGAACACGGTCTTACTGCAGCGCTGTAGCGCGACCGAAGTTGATGCCCACGGTTGGCATTTCGTATAAACACCAAGCCCGTCATCCACGTGTCGGTGACCATCTCCGCACCAGAGAGCTTAGCTGTTACGAACAAGGTTCATCCACCCTACTTTAATTCAGCGTCAATTTAAAATCCAGCGCATACTTCTGAGTGCTGACTTACCATCTGACGTTTTGTGGACCAACGCCATCCAGAAATGCTTGTGACCATCGCAAATCTCCCCTGCATCGAGCAGAAGCGAGGGCAACACGACCGAAGCTCCGACATGCACAGTCTTCTGTGTTCCAGCATCGCACCTGCTGTACAACTGACTTGAAACAAGCATCTGGTTTCCCTACAAAACTTCCTTCAAAATGTAAGATTAGCCTGCGACAAAGGTTGGTCAACAACAGCCTGCCTTGCACCCATGTCAAAAGGAGAGGTCTTGGCCTCAGGCACGCAAACAGCACGCGAGGTCCTTGCGAGATTGGAGATGACATAGTCAGCTCGTGCCAAGTTGCGGATTGCTCGGGGTTCCGTGCCCCTAAGATGCACTCGAGCGCTCGGTGACAGTCGGCGCCTATAACCTGGAAGCGTGCTCTTGAGAAGGATCACAAATTGTGAAGCCCGAGTTAGTTGCTTCGCAGCATAGTTGCCTGTATGCGGCGGATGGTAAGTAGATCGATTTACAATCGAGCGACAAAAGTGGTCAGTTTGATGAAAGGTGGTACCTGAATCTGCGTGTCCGAGACGGCGCCACGCTGCGGCCAACCTTACCGTATCGTCCTATGGCGGTTCGTTGACGCTGCGCGGTTGTGCGTTTGTGTTTCAGGTATCGTCCTAGCGCCAGTCATGATTGGCTCTTCGTTTCAAGGCTGACAACGACCCCGGCAGTCGTCAACAGCTCCATGGTAATTCCGGCACGACTTGTGTCTTCCAGGAGATCTTTTGCCAGGAACAAATCCGGTGGGTGGGGCGGCAGCGCGGTAACTTGTCCACAGGGATGACGAGATGAAGAATCAGCACAGGGGATCCGGGATCCAGTCAAAGAACAAAAGGCCGATGAGATCCTGCCTCCgcacttcctttccttacCTTTGGTTCCTATCACAAAACCAAGTTCTGACCTTCTTTTGGCGCTTTGCTGCCAGTTCGTTCCCTATCGTCGCCAGTCGACAGCCATTCCTTTCCCAAGCGTGAAGTCCTAGTGACTCAATCTGTTCCTGTGACATACTACAACAACCACGTCCTCAACTTGCACTCACCAAAACAACAAAACAATACACATCAGCCGACATGAAGAGCCAGTCTATGCTCCTTACAGCCCTGGCCTCTGCGCCTGCTGTTCTCGCTCACACCGCTTTCACGAATTTCTACGTGGACGGCATTGCCCAGGTACGCCGAAGAGGCCAGAAAGAAGAGCCACACACTAACACCGTCTAGGGCGATGGTGTTGCCATGCGCATGAGCACCAATGTCGACCACTCTACTGCTCCCATCTCCAGTCTTGGCAGCGATGACATGGCTTGCAGTATGTTGCTCCCCTCTAAACAAACAAAGTACATGTCTAACCAGTCCGTCAGATGTCGGTGGCTCAAAAGGTGTCTCTCGCGTACAGTCTGTCTCAGACGGCGCAACCCTCTCTTTCGAGATCCGTGCATGGCCGGCGGATCCTTCCAGAGAGCGCCTCGACCGTGGACACAAAGGTCCCTGCGCTGTCTACCTGAAGAAGGTCTCATCTGCCATCGAGGACACAGGTTAGTGACACTCCTTCACCTGTTACCAACCTATCATGAATAACATCGGGCAGCTGCTGGTGATGGATGGTTCAAAATCTTCGAACACGGCTACGATGCTTCGACTGAGCGCTGGTGCACAGACGAGGTCATTGATAACAACGGCCTCCTCAACGTCAAGCTTCCCGCGAGCCTGGAGGGTGGTAACTACCTCGCTCGTCCCGAGATCCTAGCTCTGCACGCTGCGAAAGACAACGACCCGCAGTTTTACACTGGATGTGCCCAGATCTTCCTTGAGAGCGATGGCAACCTCGTCCCCGAGTCAACCGTCTCCATCCCCGGATACGTAGACTACGGCCAGCCCAGCACAATCTTCGACATCTACAACAAAGATGCCTCCACCTACGAGATGCCCGGCCCCAAGGTCGCAAAGCTCACACCCAACCCCGCCGTCACTGCCTCGTCAGGCCAGACTGCCCAGACTGAAGGCCAGAAGCCTGCTGGCTGTCTCGCCGAGAACGCCAACTGGTGCGGAAAGGAGGTATCAGACTACACCACCGAGAAGGGTTGCTGGGCGTCCGCCGAGGAGTGCTGGCAGCAGTCCGAGAAGTGCTTTGACGAGGCTCCCATCACCGGCAACGCGGGCTGCAAGCTTTGGCAGACCAAGTGCCAGGGCATCAATGACCAGTGCGACGCCAGCAACTTCCAAGGCCCTCCCAACAAGGGCAAGGTCCTGGTgcaagagaagaagaagatcgaCGTCGGTGCTGTCCTGGCTGGCGGCATCGACTCTTCTGATGTTGACACCACCCCCAAGCCCTCCAAGAAGAGCTCTGCGGCCCCCGCAAagcccaccaccaccgactACTCGTCGCCCGACATCGTCGACTCCGAAGCCACCCCCAGCTACGCCGCTCCCAGCGAGTCCGAGAAGCCCGAGGCCACCCCTACCGCCGCAGCTTCTTCCGAGGCCGCGCCCGCCCCGACCCCAGCTCCCGAGGCTCCCAGGCCTGAGGGCAGTTGCAAGGAGGGCTACGTCTGTGTTACCGTCACCGACGTGCAGGTCGTCACGCAGTACGTCTACGCCACTGCCGACTACAACCAGCACGCAAGGCGCCACGCCGGTGCCCACGTGCGCCGTCGCCTTGCGCGCCACTAGAGGTGGGTTCGAATGCTGGCAGACGAGGATGTGGGTGAACATTTACCTTCTGCAACGACTGTTGCGAGCTTGAGAAAGCTCTGTTTGGGACATGGGCGCGTTGCCCTTTCGGTTATGGTCATGATGCCTATGGTACGAAACAAAAATCGGGATGGCTGTGGCTCGTTCTTTTCGATAAAACCCATTCTATACCATTCTGTCTTCAAGTGATGTGCTTCATGTTCGACGTGTGTATACATTGGCCCTCAGACACCACCGCGGATCTTATCACAGCACGACGTCTTCTCTAGGCTTGTGGACATGAGCTGGGCAGTACGGCGTCTCTGGGGACTCGCACCTTGTGGCCTCATCGTTCTCAGTCGAGTCAATGCGTCTGTCAGCGCTCCACTTTGTTTGCCTTTCTAGGGGAACAGAACAGCAAAAGCGATTGATGTTTGACAAGGGAGAAATCCACATTTTGTCATCGAATCTCTAGTGTTCACCTTCTGGTGTCCTGACAACCACACTTCCGTCCTGCATGCCAAAGTACACAGCAACGGGAACCTGCCCGCCGCTGACTGCTGACTTTGCACCGTCCTTTTCTCTTAAAGCCTGCGCGTCTGTGCCGTTCAATCCAGAGAAGATGCCAACTTCCAGCACACCAGTCAAGCTCTTAATCGCTTTCGCAATGTTGTTCACCTCCCATGTGCCGTCACTCCCATCGCCCTTGCCTCTTCCCTCGTGAACATCCTTCCGTGTCAACAACGTAGGGAACGCCGCATCGATGATGTAGAAATCCTGGTCTGTCTTCAACGGCCCACTCTTTTCCAGCAGCGTCGTCCTGAGCTGAGGGTTGGTGCTTCCCAGCGTCCTCAGCGCAGCCGCAACCTTGTTCTGACTCAGCGGCGCAACCTCGATCGGTATTGTGGGCCAGTTGGTCAGCAGCCTGTCCTGCCTCTTCCTGTAGTCTGCAACGCAAACAAACTTCTTCGCCCGCTCTGCGACAAGCTTCTCCTGGAACAGGCAGGCACCGCCACCTTTGATGCAGTTCAGCTCTGTGTCGACTTCGTCGGCGCCGTCAAAGGCCACGTCGAGCATGACGTCGTCAGGAAGCGAGTCGAAGCCCAGTGGGGTGAGACCGGCGCTGATGATGACTTGGCGGGACTGGTAGCCAGTGGGGACGAAGCGGATCGCGGGGTTGGTAGAGCGCTCTTTGATGGCTTCAACGACGTAGACGATGGTTGTGCCACTGCCAATGCCGACATAGGAGGCGTTGGCGTCAAAGTGGTCAGCTACGGCCTGTTGGCCAGCAGCTCGCTTCGCGGCTTCGACGTTTGTGTCAGTCATTGCGGGCGTGTGCAGGGTGGAGGTTGTTGTAAAGTGTCGAGCACGGCCTTTGTTTAGTGCCGTGTGGATGTTGCGGGTGCACGGAGAAGGAAGGCACGATGAGTCTTTGGTGTTGAGGGGCAACGGAAAAGAGGGTCTCGAGGGCAGCGGCCGGTGACGGATGCTCGCAGAATACCACGTAGAGCGCACAACGTGCAATGATGAACGCATCGAATAGTAGCTATTACTTCCTTATATGAAACTGAGGCTAGCCACGACAATTGCCTGAGACGATAGCCTATTCGCTGATCGCAACGAGAAGACACGTCGAGGTGAGCTCGCGACGAGACAGTGAGCTCCCGCCAAATGACGCTCGAGCCCCACTGTTCACCCCCACGTTGCTCAGCGCTGGGCATCTTTCGACGACTTTCCTGAAGCGCAACCTCCACACACCTACCAGTACGAACATGGATCGACTTGGTTTCTAATACTGTGTATAGACTTCATACTGATTGCTGCACTGGATGCGAACCTGTGATCCCACTAACTCTGTAAACGCTCATTGCTCAGTCACGTCAACAAGATACCTTTCTCGGCTCAAGAGTTGGAGTCACAGCGTCGCTCTGCTCTTCTCCACTCAACTATCGTACGTCGTATTCATTTACTAAGTTGTTATATGCTTTCTGTGCTACGTTTCCACATTGATCTAGTTCACGCACGCCGTCATTGCTTTCCCCTAAACTGGATACAGTCAGCTTCCGCTCAAAGAGTGACCGAAACAGCTTCATCAATCGCAGACCACGGAATATTTCACGGCACATCTCATGTCTCTGGCAGTGCGAAAGGTATACTCCTAGCCTCCGATCTGGAGCTCAGTTTCTGGGGTGGAGTCGACCATGTTAATGGAGAGGTGGTGGATCGTTACCATCCCCTCAGTCGCCAGTGCCTGACAGACAAGACTTTAGCAATTCCCGGTGGACGGGGGTCATGCTCAGAGAGCACAACAATATTCGAGTTGATAATCAATGGCAATGGGCCAAAAGCACTTATTTTCGAGCGGGCTAACCAGATCCTTGCGGTTGGCGCCTTCACCGCTGAGGAGCTGTTCAAGAAAACCATCCCCATGATAGTTATAGGTCCCGAGGACCACAGAAAAGTATTGGGTAGGAACGAGAGGGAAGTTCATGTTCAAGACTATCGTATCTCAATGTTACCCCCTGGAGCCCGGGAGCGGTGATACGCTCTCAAGTGTCAATGCCAATTCACCACCAAACAATCCTGCACTCTCTGAGCTCGATGTATTAATGCTTCAAGGCCCTTCGAACGACCATATCAACTATAGCCAAGCCCAAGCTCTCGCCACCAAGATCATCGTACGAACGGCATCCATCATGAACGCCCCTTTTCTCATGTCGATCACTCAAGCACACGTCCACGGTACCCATTTTG is a genomic window of Ascochyta rabiei chromosome 16, complete sequence containing:
- a CDS encoding Ribose-5-phosphate isomerase — translated: MTDTNVEAAKRAAGQQAVADHFDANASYVGIGSGTTIVYVVEAIKERSTNPAIRFVPTGYQSRQVIISAGLTPLGFDSLPDDVMLDVAFDGADEVDTELNCIKGGGACLFQEKLVAERAKKFVCVADYRKRQDRLLTNWPTIPIEVAPLSQNKVAAALRTLGSTNPQLRTTLLEKSGPLKTDQDFYIIDAAFPTLLTRKDVHEGRGKGDGSDGTWEVNNIAKAIKSLTGVLEVGIFSGLNGTDAQALREKDGAKSAVSGGQVPVAVYFGMQDGSVVVRTPEGEH